From the genome of Pseudomonas sp. WJP1:
ATGCGCAGCCTCGGCGAGCATGTCACGCCGGTGGCCACGGCCTTGCGCAGCAATAATCTTGAGGAAGCGCGCCAGCGTGTGAGTTACCTGGTCAGCCGCAAAACCAGTGATCTGGATGAAACCGCCGTCGCCCGTGCCGCCACCGAATCGGTGCTGGAAAACGGCAGCGACGCGGTGTTTGCCGCGCTGTTCTGGTTTGCCGTGGCCGGTGCGCCGGGCGTGGTGCTCTACCGTTTGAGCAACACCCTGGACGCGATGTGGGGCTATCGCAACGAACGCTTCGAGCGATTCGGCTGGGCGGCGGCGAAGATCGACGACGTGCTCAATTACATTCCGGCGCGCCTGGTGGCGCTGACCTATGCGCTGCTGGGCAAAACCCGCCTGGCGTTGAAATGCTGGCGCACCCAGGGGCCAACCTGGGACAGCCCGAATGCCGGCCCGGTGATGGCGGCAGGTGCCGGTGCGTTGGGCGTCGAGCTGGGCGGGCCGGCGATTTATCACGGTGAACTGCATCAGCGCCCGACGCTGGGAGAGGGCGTTCCGGCGGATGCCGACGCCATCGACCGCGGCTGGCAACTGGTGCAGCGAGGGGTATGGTTGTGGCTGCTGATTCTGTGCGTGGGGTCTGAATTTTATGCTTGAGCACGGCGGACGATTGCGCAAGGCGGCGCACGATTATGGCATCGACGAAGCCGATTGGCTTGACCTGTCCAGCGGCCTGGCGCCCTGGCCGTTTCCCGTGCCGGAGATCCCGCAACGGGCCTGGGCGCGGTTGCCGGAAACCGATGACGGCCTGGAGCAGGCGGCCTGCGACTACTACGGGACCCTGCAGGCACTGCCGGTCGCCGGTTCGCAGATGGCCATCCAGTTGCTGCCGCGTTTGCGCCGGGCGGGCAAGGTCGGCGTGCTGTCGCCTTGTTATGCCGAACATGCCGAGGCGTGGCGCCGCAATGGCTACATCGTGCGCGAGGTGCTGGAGCAGGAAGTCGACTTCTTCGTCGACAGCCTCGACGTGCTGGTGGTGGTCAACCCGAACAACCCGACCGGGCTGAACCTGACGCCCGCCCGGCTGCTCGACTGGCATTCGCGCTTGGCCCCGCGGGGTGGCTGGCTGGTGGTGGACGAGGCCTTCATGGACAACACGCCGCACCTGAGTGTGGCGCCGTTTGCCCATCAGGTCGGCTTGAT
Proteins encoded in this window:
- the cbiB gene encoding adenosylcobinamide-phosphate synthase CbiB, which encodes MSVALLSVAAVALDALLGEPKRWHPLVAFGRFAERIEQRFNGGGRGWRSHGVTAWVIAVLPLTLLATAFSWAPYVGWIVEILALYCALGMRSLGEHVTPVATALRSNNLEEARQRVSYLVSRKTSDLDETAVARAATESVLENGSDAVFAALFWFAVAGAPGVVLYRLSNTLDAMWGYRNERFERFGWAAAKIDDVLNYIPARLVALTYALLGKTRLALKCWRTQGPTWDSPNAGPVMAAGAGALGVELGGPAIYHGELHQRPTLGEGVPADADAIDRGWQLVQRGVWLWLLILCVGSEFYA
- the cobD gene encoding threonine-phosphate decarboxylase CobD, which codes for MLEHGGRLRKAAHDYGIDEADWLDLSSGLAPWPFPVPEIPQRAWARLPETDDGLEQAACDYYGTLQALPVAGSQMAIQLLPRLRRAGKVGVLSPCYAEHAEAWRRNGYIVREVLEQEVDFFVDSLDVLVVVNPNNPTGLNLTPARLLDWHSRLAPRGGWLVVDEAFMDNTPHLSVAPFAHQVGLIVLRSFGKFFGLAGVRLGFVLAERKLLRLLAEQVGPWAVSGPTRVLGQACLRDTEGHVRQRVRADEASERLATLLTRHGFQPRGGCALFQWLITERAEVLHEFMARRGILLRLFTHNSSLRFGLPGDAADWVRLDAAFDAFARESQ